The segment AGCATTCCGCTTCGAGCATAACGCGTTTTCCGAGACCTTGCCCGCGATATTCGGGCAGAACGACGACGCGGCCGATCATAGCGGATTTTTCGTCGATGGGATAAAAACGGCAGGTCGCGACGGGAAACCCGTCGTCCGTCAGAACGATATATTTCGTGCTTGGCGCATCGTGCTCGTCAAACTCGCGGCGAAGGGGAATATTGTGCTGCCTCGCCATGCCTTGAATTCGGACGTAATACGCGCCCGCCTGCTGCCACGTTTCCGTTGCTCTGATAACCTGAACGTTCATAGTTTTCATACCTTTTTGCGGTTTATTCGTTTGAAAAACCCGATTTCCTTTTTCAGTTCGTGAAATCGGCGTTTCCCGATCTTTTATAAAAAAAGCGCCTTTTCCCGATGGATAAAGACGCTTTCTTTTCTGGCAGGAGTAGTAGGAATCGAACCTACACCATAGGAGTCAGAGGCCTATGTGCTACCACTACACCATACTCCAACGACGATGTTATTATAGTACGCTTTCCGCTATAATGCAAATGATTTTATCAATTTCGATATTTTTTATATTTGATCTGAAATTTGGGTTGATTTTTGTTTGACAAGAAGAAGATTTAATGCTATTATTTTTTCCGTTACGGTGTTATGACCCATTAGCTCAGCCGGTAGAGCACTTGACTTTTAATCAAGGTGTCCGGAGTTCGAATCTCCGATGGGTCACCAAAATTACAAATTTATGGTTGACAAACACCTTTGCCTTCCATATAATAAAATACACGCGACCGTGGCGGAACTGGCAGACGCGCCAGACTTAGGATCTGGTATCCTGGATGTGGGAGTTCAAGTCTCTTCGGTCGCACCAATTAAACGATCTTATGCGGGAGTGGCTCAGTGGTAGAGCGTTGCCTTGCCAAGGCAAATGTCGCGGGTCCGAATCCCGTCTCCCGCTCCAATAAGTTCGACCCAAGACGGGATTCCGTTGCGCAAGCAACCGCGCGAAAGCGCAGGACCCGTTCGAGACCGAACCGAGCGAAGCGAAGGTCCCCGATGAAATCGGGCATCCCGTCTCCCGCTCCAATATGCGCCCTTAGCTCAGCTGGTAGAGCAACTGACTCTTAATCAGTGGGTCCCGGGTTCGAATCCCTGAGGGCGCACCACTAAAAACCTCGACTTGTTCGAGGTTTTTTCTTTGCTTCTCGAGATTCCCGCCGCTTTGCGCGGCGCCCCCGATGGGGGAGAACCCGGGACAAGTCCCGTCTGACGTTCGCACCTGCCTCCCTTTTGGATATTGAGCGTTCGTTGGATTCGTTCTTAAACTTGCTTTTTTGCTCACTATTCCGTCGCTTTGCTCCTTGCGAATCCCTGAGGGCGCACCACTAAAAACCTCGACTTGTTCGAGGTTTTTTCT is part of the Clostridia bacterium genome and harbors:
- a CDS encoding GNAT family N-acetyltransferase is translated as MNVQVIRATETWQQAGAYYVRIQGMARQHNIPLRREFDEHDAPSTKYIVLTDDGFPVATCRFYPIDEKSAMIGRVVVLPEYRGQGLGKRVMLEAECWLSDLGFSRAVVESRDVAVGFYQNLGYAVTNANILRGDTFDCIRMEKELTK